In the Scomber japonicus isolate fScoJap1 chromosome 18, fScoJap1.pri, whole genome shotgun sequence genome, one interval contains:
- the clec16a gene encoding protein CLEC16A isoform X1 translates to MNACVLVCSRVNFLTLLSPVDNQHMLHYIRDKTAVPYFSNLVWFIGSHVIELDKCVQTDEEHKNRGKLSDLVAEHLDHLHYLNDILTINCEFLNDVLTDHLLNRLFLPLYVYSLVIPETSEERKINPQVSLYLLSQVFLIIHYQPLVNSLAEVILNGDLSVFTLPTDMHSTHKNTASAGGVRRFTKPPESLERSLELSRHRGRKRTQKRPNYKNLGEEEDDERAGSGGGGGGSGGGEEGWDDDGRAGEGGREREKGKGTEGVGGGGGGSSKGSRASGETAEEIEMVVMEKCKVSELTEQNITDEEKTAAATRTHTQRSRPFLDMVYSALDCTTDDYHALFVLCLLYAVSHSKGINRDLLERLQLPVPEQERSSYSLVLAERLIRVMSQAAQPDGKVRLATLELSCLLLKQSVLSGNHCIIKDVHLACLEGAREESLHLLRRFYKGEEIFLDMFEDEYRSMTSKPLNVEYLMMDASILLPPTGTPLTGIDFVKRLPCGDVEKTRRAIRVFFMLRSLSLQLQGEPETQLPLTRPEDLIKTDDVLDLNNSDLIACMVVSKDGGQAQRFLAVDVYQMSLVEPETKRLGWGVVKFAGLLQDMQVSGVEDDSRALNIVIHKPSSNPHAKPLPILQANFIFADHIRCIIAKQRLAKGRIQARRMKMQRIAALLDLPVQPSATEVLGFGQTTNASPSGLPFRFYEQSRRAPNDPTANRSVFASVDKVPDDGTFLEHTPPSSSGGEGEGGGGEVTLVSSAFSTPAPAQALAPSLTPASQPTISLLTDSDADALSVESLTLLPPSDSPHLHPCTSHIPATLQRPDAAIPEEEEDNDVEKEGVRKEEEREGEELKEEEQEEEEVSPTDDTETDATLKEETTTTELVTPTEEAPEEAEDKESVDKDTPAGEHGDLSSAALLEERDDSTSAESVEKTEDTEIHTETPESPELD, encoded by the exons ATGAAtgcgtgtgtgcttgtgtgcagcCGTGTTAACTTCCTGACTCTACTCTCTCCAGTGGACAACCAGCACATGCTGCACTACATCCGAGATAAGACAGCAGTGCCATATTTCAGCAACTTGGTCTGGTTTATTGGCAGCCATGTCATCGAACTGGACAAGTGTGtgcagacagatgaaga gcatAAGAACAGAGGGAAGTTAAGTGACCTGGTGGCGGAGCACCTTGACCACCTTCACTATCTGAACGACATCCTCACCATCAACTGTGAATTCCTTAACGACGTGCTGACCGACCACCTCCTCAACCGCCTGTTCCTTCCCCTCTACGTCTACTCTTTGGTCATCCCTGAAACC TCTGAAGAGCGAAAGATCAACCCTCAGGTGTCCCTCTACCTGCTGTCTCAA GTGTTTCTCATCATCCATTATCAGCCACTGGTCAACTCCCTGGCAGAAGTGATTCTCAATGGGGACCTATCTGTCTTCACCCTGCCAACAGACATGCACAGCACGCACAAGAACAcg GCCAGTGCGGGAGGCGTGCGTCGGTTCACTAAGCCTCCAGAGTCCCTAGAACGCTCTCTGGAGCTGTCCCGCCACCGCGGCCGCAAGAGAACCCAGAAGAGGCCAAACTACAAAAACCTGggcgaggaggaggatgacGAAAGAGCTGGCAGCGGGGGAGGAGGCGGCGGCAgcggaggaggagaggagggctgGGACGACGATGGCAGGGCTGGAGAGGGAGGccgagagagggagaagggaaaaggTACAGagggagtaggaggaggaggaggtgggagttCTAAGGGAAGCAGAGCGAGTGGTGAGACAGCGgaag aGATTGagatggtggtgatggagaAGTGTAAGGTGTCAGAGCTGACGGAGCAGAACATCACTGATGAAGAGAAGACTGCAGCAGCCACCCGCACACATACGCAGAGGAGCag acCGTTCTTAGACATGGTGTACAGTGCCCTGGACTGCACCACTGATGACTACCATGCTCTGTTTGTCCTGTGCCTGCTCTATGCTGTCTCTCACAGCAAAG GTATAAACCGTGATCTTCTTGAGCGGCTGCAGCTGCCAGTCccagagcaggagaggagctCCTACAGTTTGGTGCTGGCAGAGAGATTGATCAGAGTTATGAGTCAGGCAGCACAGCCAG aTGGTAAAGTGCGTCTAGCTACCCTGGAGCTGAGCTGCCTTTTATTAAAGCAGTCTGTGCTGTCTGGAAACCACTGTATAATCAAAGATGTCCACCTGGCCTGCCTGGAG gGTGCCAGAGAAGAAAGTCTACATTTACTGCGGAGATTCTATAAG GGTGAGGAGATCTTTCTGGACATGTTTGAAGATGAATACAGGAGCATGACG AGTAAACCGCTCAATGTAGAGTATCTAATGATGGACGCCTCAATACTGCTGCCACCCACGGGCACCCCGCTGACGGGCATCGACTTTGTCAAGAGGCTGCCTTGTGGAGACGTGGAGAAAACACGCAGG GCAATCCGCGTGTTCTTCATGTTGCGGTCATTATCGCTCCAGCTGCAGGGAGAACCTGAGACACAGCTGCCTCTGACCAGACCTGAAGACCTAATCAAGACTGATGATGTCTTAGACCtca atAACAGTGACCTAATAGCTTGTATGGTAGTCAGTAAAGATGGCGGCCAGGCCCAAAGGTTCCTCGCTGTGGATGTCTACCAGATGAGTCTGGTCGAACCAGAAACCAAACGTCTCGGATGGGGTGTAGTCAAGTTTGCTGGCCTATTGCAA GACATGCAGGTGTCCGGTGTTGAAGACGACAGCAGAGCGTTGAACATCGTCATCCATAAGCCCAGCTCCAATCCCCACGCCAAGCCCCTGCCCATCCTGCAGGCCAACTTCATCTTCGCCGACCACATCCGCTGCATCATCGCCAAGCAGAGGCTGGCCAAAGGTCGCATCCAGGCCCGGCGCATGAAGATGCAGAGGATCGCAG CTCTGTTGGACCTGCCTGTGCAGCCCAGTGCGACGGAGGTGTTAGGTTTCGGTCAGACAACCAACGCTTCACCCAGCGGCCTGCCTTTCCGATTCTACGAGCAGTCAAGACGGGCCCCCAACGACCCCACTGCAAACAGATCAGTCTTTGCCTCCGTGGATAAAGTACCAG ATGATGGCACGTTTTTGGAGcacacccctccctcctcctcggGTGGagaaggtgaaggaggaggaggggaggtaaCGCTGGTCTCCTCCGCTTTCTCGACCCCAGCTCCAGCTCAGGCCCTGGCCCCGAGCCTCACCCCGGCCTCCCAACCCACCATCTCCCTCCTCACCGACAGCGACGCCGACGCCCTCAGCGTGGAGTCGCTCACGCTGCTGCCCCCTTCCGACTCGCCGCACCTGCACCCCTGCACCAGCCACATTCCCGCAACCCTTCAGAGACCGGACGCCGCCATccctgaagaggaagaggacaacgATGTGGAGAAAGAGGGTgttaggaaagaagaagaaagggaaggggaAGAGCtaaaagaggaggagcaggaggaggaggaggtgtctCCGACGGATGACACGGAGACAGACGCAACGCTAAAAGAGGAAACCACAACGACGGAGTTGGTCACACCCACTGAGGAGGCACCAGAAGAAGCAGAGGATAAAGAGTCTGTAGATAAAGACACTCCTGCGGGGGAACATGGAGACCTGTCCTCTGCCGCACTGCTGGAAGAAAGAGACGACTCAACATCTGCAGAGTCTGTAGAGAAAACAGAagatacagagatacacactGAAACACCAGAATCACCTGAGCTGGACTAA